The window ACAGGGTGATGGAAAGGGCGGAGCGCAATATTCAGCGCTGCGATACGATCATCAAAGAATTGCTGGATTTCACCCGATTGCCAAAACTTTGTCTGGAAACCGTGCAAATCAACGATTTGATCCGCGAAGTGATCGAGGAATCGAATATCCATGAAACTATCGAAGTGCGCCTGAAACTGGACGCTACCCATGCCCTGCATATCGATATCGAACAAATCCGGCGGTGCCTTATCAACCTGATCGATAACGCCTGCCACGCGATGCTGGACGAAATTGACAGCAACAAACGCTATCGGCTCACCATTTCTTCGTGGGATGGCAGCAACGGTATTTTTGTGGTCATCGAAGATAACGGTCCGGGGATTCCGCTGGAATTGCGAAAAAAAATATTCGAACCGCTATTCAGCACCAAAGGGTTTGGTGTGGGAATGGGTTTGCCAATTACCAAACAAATTGTGGAACTGCATCAGGGGCGTATCGAAGTGGACAATTCCGTTGGTAATGGAACGGCAATGCGTATTTTTTTACCGCTGTTTTCGCGAAGTAAAAAAATATACAACGATCTGATTGGTATGGAATAGTGTGATTTGGAAAGGTGAGAAAAAAGGAAGCGAGAAAAAAGCGGAAAGTAGGGGAGTGTCAAAAATTTTCGGGGAGGCTTTCGCCGGTGGCGATGGGTTTGCCGGACATCTTTTTTTTGGAGAAAAAATATCCCGCCGCCGTGGCGATTTGGGAGATGAGCATCAACAAAACGCCGGCGAACGCGCGAAAAGAACGGGCACGCCGCAACGGATACATCAGCAAATTTACATAAAACGACAGCGGTTGCAGCGATGGCGTTTTTGCCGCACGTTGTTGGCGGTTCTGTTGCAACTGCCGCACGCCGCAGCCGTAATTAAAGTGCTGTCGCCAAAATCCCGCAAACGTTAAAGTGTGAAAATGATAGATTTTTGCATCCGGCAGATAAACGGATTGCCAGCCGTTGGCTGTCCAGCGTTCGCAAAACGCGCGATCTTCCCCGGCAGCCAGCGGAAAATTGCTGTCAAACCCACCCAATTTGTGAAACAGATTTGCCGGAACAACCAGATTATTTGATGTAAAAAATCGCCCGTCGCGATTCGTCGATTCAAAATAATCATACAAATAATCGATCAGCAGTTGGCTGGTTTCGGAAAAAATATTCTCCGGAATTGCGTTGATGCTTTTTCCGCCGATCAGCGCATCCGGTGTCGATTTAATTTGTCTGGCAATTTGGGTCAGCCAATCC of the Calditrichia bacterium genome contains:
- a CDS encoding glycosyltransferase yields the protein MPLFSIIIPTFNRAVQLRNCLSAIAALDFPADNFEVIVVDDGSKSLPDAIVNKFSKSLKISLLSQKNSGPAAARNNGADRATGQFLVFTDDDCAPATDWLTQIARQIKSTPDALIGGKSINAIPENIFSETSQLLIDYLYDYFESTNRDGRFFTSNNLVVPANLFHKLGGFDSNFPLAAGEDRAFCERWTANGWQSVYLPDAKIYHFHTLTFAGFWRQHFNYGCGVRQLQQNRQQRAAKTPSLQPLSFYVNLLMYPLRRARSFRAFAGVLLMLISQIATAAGYFFSKKKMSGKPIATGESLPENF